One region of Candidatus Peribacteraceae bacterium genomic DNA includes:
- the csrA gene encoding carbon storage regulator CsrA has translation MLVLSRHRDESIMIGDEIVVTIVDIRGDKVRLGIDAPQDTPVHRKEVYDAIQRENRKAGGGDPPNPGQGS, from the coding sequence ATGCTCGTACTATCACGCCACCGCGACGAATCCATCATGATCGGGGATGAAATCGTCGTGACTATCGTGGACATCCGCGGCGATAAAGTCCGTTTGGGAATCGATGCTCCCCAGGACACCCCCGTCCATCGCAAGGAAGTGTACGACGCCATCCAGCGTGAGAACCGCAAGGCCGGGGGAGGCGACCCGCCGAACCCCGGGCAAGGGTCATAA